The DNA region GATCCACAGAACTTTCAATTAACGGGAGGTACGTCTAATCTTCTTTAACTAGCTTTCAAGTTGGATCATCAAAAGTGTGGGCATTATTTATGCATAATACATGTCCGGGCAATATCGACatatcataatattttgttgtttacttGGTGGTGGATGCTTGATAGAGATTTTTTGATCAGAATTGAGTTTTCCTTTTGTATTTTTGCCTTCGCCACAGCAGTAGTGAATGTAGTTCAGATCCTATTTGGTCAACTTTGTTCCCACCCTGCACGTACTGTGATATTAAACGTAAATCTCACTTGGCAGTGTTGGCAGATTTCTGTAAACAACATAATCACTACCCTACACACGCtttgtacaattattttcaCACCTTACTTCCATTTAATTCACCCCCCCAAATCACACATCCGTCCATTCACCCACTTGTCTGTGTCAACATTTTAGGGTTCTTGAGAAGCCGAAGGGACAAGGCCAAAAAGAAGTCCAAGAAGAAGAAGGACAACACGGACAACCAGAGCAATAAGGAGGAGAAATCTGACCTGTAAGTCCAACAAGCCTGTAATAATTGGTTGGTGTTTTAATTCATGGTTTGTTAGTGAGGAAAAGGAGGAGTCGCAAAGGAACCAACGTACTCAGGGCACTCCGGGCGATAGCGCCGCCCCGGAATTGGACGAGGACGGCTACGTGATCAGACCCAACGTCTCCAACACCTGGAACAACGAGAAGAACAGCTTCTACTCGTCTTCGGACACCGATTCCGGTGAGCCAACCCGCCCAACCCCCAAACCTCCATACGTGTAACGATTGTGGTGTTGTTTAAGATGACGAGGGTGGCCGCAAGATACGCGTGGAGATCAAGCCGCTGAACAACGGATCGGCCCCGATGTCGGCGTCGGTGGACGAGCTACGTGCCACCGTGGAGAATCTCTATCTGTCGCCGACCGGCGGATTCGGCCGTCGCGGCTCGAACCTGGACCAGGACATGGCGATCAAGCGTTCGCAGTCCGTGTCGCAGCAGCTGGGCAAGCCAAGTACTGATTTGTTAGGCCTAAATTTCGCGCAGAGTCCGACTGCTTCTAATGCATCCACACCAACTAGCTCTCATCCATATGCACCGCTCCAAAGTCCATCTCAGCTGGCTTTAAATTCACCAACACTCTCGGTCTCCTCTAAATATGCCGGTGAGTCAAGTCAGTGGTTCGAGTCTACGCCCCTCTtacaaaaatctataaatatcataaaagttCTAGATGAGGAGGTTCATTCGATTTGAAATtcgaatttttcatattattttgttcttaGCCAATTTATgtcgttttattaattagcaaGGTGAAATACGCGGCAATAATGACAAACAGCAGTTTTGGTGAGAATTGTGCATTTATTTGTGTGCATGACTAACAGAAGAGAACTTTAACCCCTACTATTTCATGTCCTTcacttttgtaaataataattaattgtattatttgcaATGTCGCTTGTCCGCCTGTCtgtcaatttacaaaattaacaaaaaaactaaatgtgGTCTACgtacatatttttagttattagatttaagacagacttaaatttacattagtaTATGCtaagaaattaagtaaaacaCACACAACAGACATTTCCAACAATATTAAAGACACAATTCATATACACTtcagtaattttcaatttcaatattaataaattataatatatttagaaattgtgGATTTAGCAAATAAAGTAattcttgaaatattataaagtataaaaaaataatataaacgatAAATCATAGTCTTGAATACTTCTATCTGTCACAATACTATGTAAATTGTTTGATCACTAACGTAATCCAGTCATCAGATTTAAACAGACTTGATTTTACATTAGTATATACTGAggattttttgtaaaacactgaataacttttttaataatattaaacacacaatttttatacaattcattaatttttataataaaattaaagtataatataaatagaaattatggAATTAGCAAATAAAGTAACTCTTGAAGAGTTATAaagtataagaaaataatataaacgatAAATCACAGTCTTTGATGCTTCTGTCTGTCacaaaactatgtaaattgtTTGATCACTTACGTAATCCAGTCATCAGATTGAAACAGACTTGATTTTACATTAGTATATACTgagtaattttagtaaaactctgaataacttttttaacaatattaaacacacaatttttatacaattcattaatttttataataaaattaaagtataatataaatagaaattgcgGATTTAGCAAATAAAGTAActcttgaaatattataaagtataagaaaataatataaacgatAAATCACAGTTTTTGATACTTCTGTCTGTcacaaaattatgtaaattgtttGATCACTAACGTAATCCAGTCATCAGATTGAAACAGACTTGATTTTACATTAGTATATACTgagtaaatttagtaaaacactgaataactattttaacaatattaaacacaatttttaaataaatcgttaatttttataataaaatgaaagtataatataaatggaaATTGTGGAATTAGCAAATAAAGTAACTCTTGAAgtattataaagtataaaaaataatataaatgataaatcaCAGTCTTTGATGCTTCTGTCTGTCacaaaactatgtaaattttttgatcGCTAACGTAATCCAGTCGTCAGATTTAAACAgacttaattttacaatagtaTATACTAAGGAATTTTAGTAAGACATTCAATAACCTTtccaacattattaaatacaatattcttacactttattcattttaataataaaatcaaggtataaaataaatataaattgtggaTTTAGCAGAGGAagcagtattataaaataaaagaaaaaatcttagacaaataatgtttgatacttctgtttattaaactttagtaaTTAAAGCAACTCTTAAGCTGTTACAAAATGCAACGAAAtaatcaaaacaataaatcacaGTCTTTGATACTTCTGTCTGTcacaaaattatgtaaattgtttaGTCACCAGCATTAATTACAAGAATCTCACCCATCCAACATAAACCCCGTatcgtaaaattaattttagaattgggAGACCTGTTCTCAGAGGACGGCGAGCTGCAGCACCCGCCCGCCAAGCAAAGCGCCAGACAAACCCCAACCCCCACGTCGGGCTACATGTCAATTCCCAGACCGCCGTCGAGAAGATCGGACGCTTCGCGCAACCTGATCGGCCAGAGCAGTATTAGCAGGGCGGACAGCATCAGCAGTTTGGAGTTCCGCACCGCCTGCGTCCCCGTCGGCGTGTCGAGGGGCCCGTCGCCCCTCACCATCGGCATGGCGGACACGATTCCATTGGCTGTCGCCTTCCACGAAATCGTACATTCCTACTTCAGAGGCGCCGATGAAGCTAGGTAAGTAACTGGTCGGTATTGTTGGGGGTTGTACTGATGTTTGATTGTAGGTGTCAGGTGAAGATGTCTGGTGAAATGATGTTGAGCTTCCCCGCAGGCATCGTCACCATTTTGGCCAACAATCCTAACCCTGCGAAGTTGGCCTTCCGTGTTAAGAATACTCAAAGATTGACTAGTATTTTgcctaataaacaattagtttCTATGTAAGTATACGTAACCCACTTAGGCACAGTACTAAGACTCGTTTTCCAGAGACAATATCGAATCTTCTAGTGATCATATTGGAGTTGAATTTAATATGTCTGCCTTGAGTTCTCTGCTGAAGAAACAATCGGAACAAAACCCTAGTGCTTCTTATTTCAATGTAGATATACTAAAGTATCAAGTAGGTTTACAAGGTATTTTCCTGAGTACTACAACCAAAACTAACCAATAATTTGTAGATTAAAGCAAAACCTGGTGCTAACTCATGCCCATTCCAATTAGTGGCTTATTGGAAGTGTACGAACGCCCATACAGATCTAAAAATTGACTACAAGTACAATTCACACGCAATGGGATCCCCCACGCCCTTGTTGAATGTTACTGTTGCAGTGCCTATTGATGGGGTTGTCAAGAATATGCAGAGCAAACCCCCAGTAGCATGGTAAGTTATGGAACCTGAggctgaataaaattaaaactgtaccTTGTTAGGCCTCAAGACAACAATCGAATAGTTTGGAAGTTCACCGAGCTGTCCCAGCACTCCGACAACCACGGTGTCGGCTCAATACTGGCCAGATTCGACATGGAAAACGGGCCGTCTAACCCATCGACAATATCGACGGCGTTCAATTGCGAGGGAACAACATTGTCGGGAATCGACTTCCAATTGGTCGGTCCCGGTTACCGTTTGTCTCTAGTCAAAAGGAGATTCGTTTCGGGCAAATACATATGTGATGGGGATCAGAAGTACAGCTCCGGTACCGGCACTCCTTCCACTGGTTCTGCGGCTGCTAGCACGGTGTCCTCCGTCGGGGACCCCAATTGCTAGCATTCCCACATATCACTAGTGCAATATTCGTATCTACTGCAAAAAGTTTTATgtcaactatttttatttatgactaTTTCCATGTTATATAgcctatataaatttatatagtttatgaATTGCTATTTTataaccaataaaaaattaaaggataATCATGTTTCATGTCCAAAACCATGACAATCCTATCTACGTTTAATTCATGCtacaataatacaataaattatccaACTttggatttatattattaatgtaactgTGAATTAAGATCAAACCCAATAATAGGTATATGTTACGAATTATATAAACGTGAAAAGGCTTTTTCTGAAACATTTACAAACATGGTATCtaaaactgatttgatttaacTTCGTATTATGAAAGggctttttctaaaaaaatgttactatTGGAATTAAAGAAGGTGTGTTATGTaagattatatatattttaaaaaattgtgacgAAACGTATTGTCCAAAAATATATCTCAGATAATAATTTCAGAAGTAATTCAAACCATTATGAGAAAATTTCATGCtacagtttttttagattatttgagcaatatttttcatttatttagggTGTGatcacaaaattaatagatatttaagttttcttgttgtttcattaataaatacagaaagttactgatattattatatattatattttactaagtTTACTTGAAAagaccaaataaagaaaaatgaataagTCTATgaagattttgttaataaaagaagaaattacgTTGGCTTTTTTGccagtattattataaattgtcacTGAACTTGAAGATCCAGAATCATCAAACTATCTTctcaattattgataatttttctgaatttacaataattattaggtaccaaaaagtaatttacatttcattgattataatcaacaattttttaggaACGTTCTACAAGTAAATTCGTGCCTTCAAAGCAATTGTGGTTCACACTCAATTATTATTCTCCAGAATTTTGGTGAAGAGTACTTTGGAGTGATGAATCTAagttcaataaaatagaatcaGATGGTACCATAAACAATATGTTCATCGTCCTCCAAATAGAAGTTTGGACCCTAGCCACACTACAAAGACATTGAAACACGGTGGAAGAAACGTTATGGCTTAAGGTTCCTTTTCTTGGAATGGTATAGaaccattacagaaaattattggtgAAATGGACCATTACAAGTCTGGAGatgtaatggaaccatttaccaatgataatttaccagttacacggatttttatgcatgataatgatccaaagttgttcaaaattgtttaaaagataTGTTGAGGTTCTCGATGGCCAGCGCAAAGTCAggatctaaatccaattgaaaacttttgaAACGACATGAAGTctcgattaaaacaccaaaaaccatcaaatttaggtgaattgtggttattaattgaagaatagTATCCCTCACCGTATACAGAGGTTACAACGAATAAACAGTACCCAAcaaaagattaataattttgttaagttgtgtataaatcatttaataaatatatatatattttaaatgtgtgttATTTCTGTGAGcaactaaattttgattgctttaatcaacaaaaagtaaagtggttttgaaaaatatatgtacattcttgaattattttaattaataattttgattaaataagtggggaatgaaataaaacacaagGATTAACAGAAACTTTATATAACTCTTTACtgttcttaataataaataatatacgtgCGTTCGATGTAccctaaaataacaataagttGAAAGCAAACGCATCTacacaaaatatatgaatatatatcaaccataatagtttattttctgTCTTATGGCGGCTGAAACACAGTGCACTGATAAGAGATCGATcacgttttttattaaaattgggaCGTCCATGTAGCTAAGAAGTAAAGTTTTGGAACAAAATTTCCTGCATTCTTGACGGACTCGGTATATAGATGGACAGCATGGAAcataagcaattttattttgtttacaaaaatgGTAAAGCTGGGCGTAAAAATGGCAAAAAGAGGACAGCAAAACTGCAAAATACCATGATACATTCACTGTTAAGGttgtttaatcaataaaacaaattacaataatacttGTAGGAACCTATTCACAGACATATAGCAGAATGTGTTTCTGTTAAGTCTGTTTATTAtagcattattaaatatggacATATTTATAAGTATCCTTAGAATAGTCATTACGCTATCAAGCTAAATTTATCTACaagatatattcaattaacgAGCTTACACATATAGTTCTTTCACTGGTAACTGGTACTGTATTGACAGCACAAAAACAGTTTAACTATACTTTTTAGTAGACACTCAATCACCTGAAAATTACCCTCTGAAAAACTACTACGAACACTGTCAACAGGAACAGGACGCCTTCTTTGAGTTGCCTTATTTGATAACCTTAGAAGTCTAGGACTTAAACGGGACGGGTTTGTCATGGACAGATGGTATTCCTCCCAGACAATATGGATTTGCCAAAAAATGATGAACCAATAGTACTGATGTAAAACAGGTACATATGGACGTTCCTTGAGATCAGAAATTAATACTgctatttgttaaaactttgttCGGCTTGTCCCAGTTGACAGTCAATAGAAAAATAGCGATCTGATGATTGTGGATCTCCCAGCAATGGAGAACTGGGAGACACAACGCTAAATGGACGACCTTAAGCTCATGTATAGATGATTACGAGAAGATTTAGAATCTGTTTCCTTCAGTATAGTTACGACATATTCAATTGCTAAGATATGTTGTAGAAATTTTACTTGTGGGTCAcgatatatgtaatattctaTTACGTATATGGATACCTGATGATGATCATCATTGGGTAAGACTGTGGAAGCAGTCAGTTGACTCGTATCCAAAACTTTATCGTCTAGTACCTACTATCACACTGTATATTGTGGCAGTGAACGAAGCTTTCGAAAGTTTGGATGAGTCAAGCGAGATACAGGTCAGAAAGGTTGTTTTCAGGATCGAGCattgttttagatttatttaattaagcaaaTTAACTATAAACATTCACTTTTCAACATGACGGCGACATTTTAAGAAATGCCTCCAGCAGGAACGGTCATCACTCAACTTTAAGGCCCAACGTTAATAACGTAAACGCTATAAAATCttattagataaaaaactagtctaacatgaatatttttcaaaaaatattaaggttTCGAATAATGAATTTACTTGATTAAACAAGGGCCCTTAACAATGTAACACGGTATAGCCGTATATATCCATTGTTTGGCTACTACCCTGTCGAGTTAACTGTAGAACTCTATTCTTGGCTATCACATATCATTGGTTCTAACTTGAGGACAGGCCTTATACTGTAAATCCAAACTGTTCAAATTAGGACTAGTCTTGGTTATGCTTCCCGGGATTTACTTGCCTGTGCATTGATGATCCGCCTTTCCCGAATTGATCTGCTATAAATCCATACCTAAAGCAACATAACCAAATCGAATACTGTAAGCAGAAACCGGGTTGCTTATGCCATTCCCTGTTCTTTATTTTGATCATGAAGAGTTGGAGGAGCGGACTGCGCCACCGGTGGCGGAATATCTGGCGGAGTGTAAGCGTTTACTTCACTCCTTGGCCTGTTAGTTGAGTCAcctacaaattaatttctgtaaaattgttcttcttcaacccATTCCCTACACTAGTACCTTCCCTGACGTTCTGGGTCACCGTGAAGGTCTTCCCAGTGTCTAATGGCACGGTCCAGTTGACGGGATCGGGCGATCTCATCAGGATCTGCTCTGGCGATTTGACTCTTGTAGGTTCCGGTGGTGACTTGATTACGGGCTCGTAGGTCAAACTGTCCAGTTGCGATTCCTCGGCtgatattttcgtttctaTTGTAGTGGTGTTCTCGGCTTTAGTTCCATCCGCTATGTAAAATTAACGGGTTAGAAATGCGACCAACGAAACAAAATCGATTGACGAGAAGagattttagtttttactCCACACCGGTTTAAACCTGACTTGTTTTATTAGAGAGTGCTtcataaatacttaatttatgtgCTGAGTTGAGTAAGCGATTAGTTATTTTGGACCAGTTTAATTGGCGATTTAACCATTTTATCAGCTTTGGCAGAAGCTTGGCGGTATTTGTTATAAAGCttaataaagaatctacaagACCTCGGTCATTAAATCGAATAATGTGATAATGTGCTCCAATATTGGTGATTTCTGAAACACTCTAGGTCGATACGATTGAAGAAATGAAGGCCACTAGGTTTTGTAGAGACATTGAACACTTATAACACGCGTGTGCCAAGGATCGTGCTTAGATTTCCTTACCTCCTTGACTTCCTTTTCTGATATCTTTAGCGCCTACTTTTTGCTTAGATGAATCGTTACTAGTTTGCGTTTTTGTATTTGGTTTGGCCAATTGGACATCTTCGTTTTTAGAGGCTACTGTACTGTTTTTAGACCGGGATGAGACAGTGGTGTTCAAGGATGCTAAAAAACCGGAACATCTGTTACATTATCAGTCAATCATTCTCATGCACCCAATCACGAtcaatacttaaatataaaaattgcataAGCAAGCTCACACCATTTTACCATCTTATCAATGTACTATTCaatgattaataaacacacaaatatggtaaaatgttgtaattttatacagcACACATTCAACGGGTTGCTAAAAGGCTTTTTATTGTGAGTGGTGAAATGAATCGATATATTTTGGTACGTTAAGCAACTTATTTGGTGAAACGTAGCCAAGCAAACATATCAC from Aethina tumida isolate Nest 87 chromosome 1, icAetTumi1.1, whole genome shotgun sequence includes:
- the LOC109608815 gene encoding F-BAR domain only protein 2 isoform X2, with product MKVDFNDYFWGEKNNGYDVLYHNMKYGLVASKEFADFLRERSNIEENNSKLLSKLAKQASSCCVHGTFAPVWQVLKTSAERLSSLHMQMVQKVSDLVKEVSKYAEELHKKHKTVKEDESGTQEAVQSMQNITLNVQKSKDTYTQRGIELEKLKRENASAREIEKAEIKLKKAQEDYKNFVDKYASIKEDFEKKMSVTCKNFQEIEVSHLQHMKEFLNSYAEVVEWTHDQMGKVHVEFRQQCVELTIDQLLEQFVTNKSTGLERPGVLELEDALLSPTLDSSERSEVKPAKREGNGNSEQTVPTHAKTSRRTTSLLNLFMSNSQGSRESRAGPCSAPSSPTSPDGDQQLTRHSNRGSKWFLRSRRDKAKKKSKKKKDNTDNQSNKEEKSDLEEKEESQRNQRTQGTPGDSAAPELDEDGYVIRPNVSNTWNNEKNSFYSSSDTDSDDEGGRKIRVEIKPLNNGSAPMSASVDELRATVENLYLSPTGGFGRRGSNLDQDMAIKRSQSVSQQLGKPSTDLLGLNFAQSPTASNASTPTSSHPYAPLQSPSQLALNSPTLSVSSKYAEDGELQHPPAKQSARQTPTPTSGYMSIPRPPSRRSDASRNLIGQSSISRADSISSLEFRTACVPVGVSRGPSPLTIGMADTIPLAVAFHEIVHSYFRGADEARCQVKMSGEMMLSFPAGIVTILANNPNPAKLAFRVKNTQRLTSILPNKQLVSIDNIESSSDHIGVEFNMSALSSLLKKQSEQNPSASYFNVDILKYQIKAKPGANSCPFQLVAYWKCTNAHTDLKIDYKYNSHAMGSPTPLLNVTVAVPIDGVVKNMQSKPPVAWPQDNNRIVWKFTELSQHSDNHGVGSILARFDMENGPSNPSTISTAFNCEGTTLSGIDFQLVGPGYRLSLVKRRFVSGKYICDGDQKYSSGTGTPSTGSAAASTVSSVGDPNC
- the LOC109608815 gene encoding F-BAR domain only protein 2 isoform X3 encodes the protein MKVDFNDYFWGEKNNGYDVLYHNMKYGLVASKEFADFLRERSNIEENNSKLLSKLAKQASSCCVHGTFAPVWQVLKTSAERLSSLHMQMVQKVSDLVKEVSKYAEELHKKHKTVKEDESGTQEAVQSMQNITLNVQKSKDTYTQRGIELEKLKRENASAREIEKAEIKLKKAQEDYKNFVDKYASIKEDFEKKMSVTCKNFQEIEVSHLQHMKEFLNSYAEVVEWTHDQMGKVHVEFRQQCVELTIDQLLEQFVTNKSTGLERPGVLELEDALLSPTLDSSERSEVKPAKREGNGNSEQTVPTHAKTSRRTTSLLNLFMSNSQGSRESRAGPCSAPSSPTSPDGDQQLTRHSNRGSKWFLRSRRDKAKKKSKKKKDNTDNQSNKEEKSDLEEKEESQRNQRTQGTPGDSAAPELDEDGYVIRPNVSNTWNNEKNSFYSSSDTDSDDEGGRKIRVEIKPLNNGSAPMSASVDELRATVENLYLSPTGGFGRRGSNLDQDMAIKRSQSVSQQLGKPKLGDLFSEDGELQHPPAKQSARQTPTPTSGYMSIPRPPSRRSDASRNLIGQSSISRADSISSLEFRTACVPVGVSRGPSPLTIGMADTIPLAVAFHEIVHSYFRGADEARCQVKMSGEMMLSFPAGIVTILANNPNPAKLAFRVKNTQRLTSILPNKQLVSIDNIESSSDHIGVEFNMSALSSLLKKQSEQNPSASYFNVDILKYQIKAKPGANSCPFQLVAYWKCTNAHTDLKIDYKYNSHAMGSPTPLLNVTVAVPIDGVVKNMQSKPPVAWPQDNNRIVWKFTELSQHSDNHGVGSILARFDMENGPSNPSTISTAFNCEGTTLSGIDFQLVGPGYRLSLVKRRFVSGKYICDGDQKYSSGTGTPSTGSAAASTVSSVGDPNC
- the LOC109608815 gene encoding F-BAR domain only protein 2 isoform X4; this encodes MKVDFNDYFWGEKNNGYDVLYHNMKYGLVASKEFADFLRERSNIEENNSKLLSKLAKQASSCCVHGTFAPVWQVLKTSAERLSSLHMQMVQKVSDLVKEVSKYAEELHKKHKTVKEDESGTQEAVQSMQNITLNVQKSKDTYTQRGIELEKLKRENASAREIEKAEIKLKKAQEDYKNFVDKYASIKEDFEKKMSVTCKNFQEIEVSHLQHMKEFLNSYAEVVEWTHDQMGKVHVEFRQQCVELTIDQLLEQFVTNKSTGLERPGVLELEDALLSPTLDSSERSEVKPAKREGNGNSEQTVPTHAKTSRRTTSLLNLFMSNSQGSRESRAGPCSAPSSPTSPDGDQQLTRHSNRGSKWFLRSRRDKAKKKSKKKKDNTDNQSNKEEKSDLEEKEESQRNQRTQGTPGDSAAPELDEDGYVIRPNVSNTWNNEKNSFYSSSDTDSDDEGGRKIRVEIKPLNNGSAPMSASVDELRATVENLYLSPTGGFGRRGSNLDQDMAIKRSQSVSQQLGKPKDGELQHPPAKQSARQTPTPTSGYMSIPRPPSRRSDASRNLIGQSSISRADSISSLEFRTACVPVGVSRGPSPLTIGMADTIPLAVAFHEIVHSYFRGADEARCQVKMSGEMMLSFPAGIVTILANNPNPAKLAFRVKNTQRLTSILPNKQLVSIDNIESSSDHIGVEFNMSALSSLLKKQSEQNPSASYFNVDILKYQIKAKPGANSCPFQLVAYWKCTNAHTDLKIDYKYNSHAMGSPTPLLNVTVAVPIDGVVKNMQSKPPVAWPQDNNRIVWKFTELSQHSDNHGVGSILARFDMENGPSNPSTISTAFNCEGTTLSGIDFQLVGPGYRLSLVKRRFVSGKYICDGDQKYSSGTGTPSTGSAAASTVSSVGDPNC
- the LOC109608815 gene encoding F-BAR domain only protein 1 isoform X1 — protein: MKVDFNDYFWGEKNNGYDVLYHNMKYGLVASKEFADFLRERSNIEENNSKLLSKLAKQASSCCVHGTFAPVWQVLKTSAERLSSLHMQMVQKVSDLVKEVSKYAEELHKKHKTVKEDESGTQEAVQSMQNITLNVQKSKDTYTQRGIELEKLKRENASAREIEKAEIKLKKAQEDYKNFVDKYASIKEDFEKKMSVTCKNFQEIEVSHLQHMKEFLNSYAEVVEWTHDQMGKVHVEFRQQCVELTIDQLLEQFVTNKSTGLERPGVLELEDALLSPTLDSSERSEVKPAKREGNGNSEQTVPTHAKTSRRTTSLLNLFMSNSQGSRESRAGPCSAPSSPTSPDGDQQLTRHSNRGSKWFLRSRRDKAKKKSKKKKDNTDNQSNKEEKSDLEEKEESQRNQRTQGTPGDSAAPELDEDGYVIRPNVSNTWNNEKNSFYSSSDTDSDDEGGRKIRVEIKPLNNGSAPMSASVDELRATVENLYLSPTGGFGRRGSNLDQDMAIKRSQSVSQQLGKPSTDLLGLNFAQSPTASNASTPTSSHPYAPLQSPSQLALNSPTLSVSSKYAELGDLFSEDGELQHPPAKQSARQTPTPTSGYMSIPRPPSRRSDASRNLIGQSSISRADSISSLEFRTACVPVGVSRGPSPLTIGMADTIPLAVAFHEIVHSYFRGADEARCQVKMSGEMMLSFPAGIVTILANNPNPAKLAFRVKNTQRLTSILPNKQLVSIDNIESSSDHIGVEFNMSALSSLLKKQSEQNPSASYFNVDILKYQIKAKPGANSCPFQLVAYWKCTNAHTDLKIDYKYNSHAMGSPTPLLNVTVAVPIDGVVKNMQSKPPVAWPQDNNRIVWKFTELSQHSDNHGVGSILARFDMENGPSNPSTISTAFNCEGTTLSGIDFQLVGPGYRLSLVKRRFVSGKYICDGDQKYSSGTGTPSTGSAAASTVSSVGDPNC
- the LOC109608815 gene encoding F-BAR domain only protein 2 isoform X5, which codes for MKVDFNDYFWGEKNNGYDVLYHNMKYGLVASKEFADFLRERSNIEENNSKLLSKLAKQASSCCVHGTFAPVWQVLKTSAERLSSLHMQMVQKVSDLVKEVSKYAEELHKKHKTVKEDESGTQEAVQSMQNITLNVQKSKDTYTQRGIELEKLKRENASAREIEKAEIKLKKAQEDYKNFVDKYASIKEDFEKKMSVTCKNFQEIEVSHLQHMKEFLNSYAEVVEWTHDQMGKVHVEFRQQCVELTIDQLLEQFVTNKSTGLERPGVLELEDALLSPTLDSSERSEVKPAKREGFLRSRRDKAKKKSKKKKDNTDNQSNKEEKSDLEEKEESQRNQRTQGTPGDSAAPELDEDGYVIRPNVSNTWNNEKNSFYSSSDTDSDDEGGRKIRVEIKPLNNGSAPMSASVDELRATVENLYLSPTGGFGRRGSNLDQDMAIKRSQSVSQQLGKPSTDLLGLNFAQSPTASNASTPTSSHPYAPLQSPSQLALNSPTLSVSSKYAELGDLFSEDGELQHPPAKQSARQTPTPTSGYMSIPRPPSRRSDASRNLIGQSSISRADSISSLEFRTACVPVGVSRGPSPLTIGMADTIPLAVAFHEIVHSYFRGADEARCQVKMSGEMMLSFPAGIVTILANNPNPAKLAFRVKNTQRLTSILPNKQLVSIDNIESSSDHIGVEFNMSALSSLLKKQSEQNPSASYFNVDILKYQIKAKPGANSCPFQLVAYWKCTNAHTDLKIDYKYNSHAMGSPTPLLNVTVAVPIDGVVKNMQSKPPVAWPQDNNRIVWKFTELSQHSDNHGVGSILARFDMENGPSNPSTISTAFNCEGTTLSGIDFQLVGPGYRLSLVKRRFVSGKYICDGDQKYSSGTGTPSTGSAAASTVSSVGDPNC